From a region of the Panicum virgatum strain AP13 chromosome 2K, P.virgatum_v5, whole genome shotgun sequence genome:
- the LOC120696187 gene encoding ethylene receptor 4-like, giving the protein MMNGKMWRESPSDFGGRQGESMSLVLHFQLGYGLPSPSASSPSGAGFYRGGGVFGATSPSPSSATAPPQYHFNGLRILLADSDDTSREVTRKLLERLGCQVLPVPSAARCLSLLLGSDGAAAADQPPLQFSYLQLQVVLLDLHTPAAAGADAGGATTDDGFDVALTIRELTSDSFSWLIILVALPLPPRASCIDVRDACQRTGVNGVIPKPITLPALGAQLYRALHNDN; this is encoded by the coding sequence ATGATGAACGGCAAGATGTGGCGGGAATCCCCTTCAGATTTCGGAGGTCGGCAAGGAGAATCCATGAGCCTCGTGCTGCACTTCCAGCTCGGGTACGGGCTGCCATcgccctccgcctcctccccatCAGGCGCGGGCTTCTACCGCGGCGGTGGGGTGTTCGGCgcaacctcgccgtcgccgtcgtccgcTACGGCGCCGCCTCAGTACCACTTCAACGGCCTACGGATCCTGCTCGCGGACAGCGACGACACCAGCCGGGAGGTGACGCGGAAGCTCCTGGAGCGGCTCGGCTGCCAGGTGCTGCCGGTGCCGTCGGCCGCGCGCTGCCTCAGCCTCCTTCTGGggagcgacggcgccgccgccgccgatcagcCACCTCTTCAGTTCTCATACCTGCAGCTCCAGGTGGTGCTACTTGACCTCCACACGCCTGCCGCTGctggcgccgacgccggcggtgCGACGACGGACGATGGGTTTGATGTGGCCCTCACGATCCGGGAGCTCACCAGCGACAGCTTCAGCTGGCTGATCATCCTCGTcgccctgccgctgccgccgagggcGAGCTGCATCGACGTCCGCGACGCGTGCCAGCGCACGGGGGTCAACGGCGTCATCCCCAAGCCCATCACGCTGCCGGCGCTGGGAGCTCAGCTCTACAGGGCCCTCCACAACGACAACTAA